Below is a genomic region from Desulfatiglans sp..
TTCTCTGCAACCTTATGCCAGCCTGATTCAGGGTCTGAGTTATCCATATATGCCTTCATAGTGCATATTGTGGGCACCCATATTGTGCCTTTATCTGCCATTCTTTTGAGGTTATCCTCACCCATGAAAAAGCCGTGCTCAACAGTATGGCACCTGGCTTCAATGGCACCCCGGACGGGTATGTTTCCATTTGCGTGAACCATCACCTTAAGACCAATGCTTTCTGCTGCTCTAACAGCATCTTTAAGCTCATCTACAGTAAACTGTGACGATGTCTCTTTACCAAACTCGGTAAGGCTGTTTACACCGGAGTTAACTATCTTTACATGATCCATGCCTGGCCTGAAATCCTCCAGAATGGCCTGTGAGAGTTCTCTTCCGGGTGTGATATGCATGCCAAGAAGCTGCCCGTATCGCCCTTTTACATGGAGGCCAATACCAGCAGCATATATTGATAGATGATGATCTTTTTTACCTGAGCTCTGATTTTTGTATTTCAAGGCATAGGCATTAAAATCACCGCCATCCCGAACTGTAAGCACACCATGCTTAATATAATCCCTGACATGACCCGCTATCATTGCCTCTGCCTGATCATATCCATACGCCATCTGATTTTCCCTGATCTCAGGATCAATGCGCCCTGATATAGCAAGGTGTGTGTGGCTGTCACAAAGTGCAGGTATAATTGTGCAGTCAGTTAAATCAAGCTGTTTGTCAGGTGGCTGCTGGTCTGGGAAAAAATCAGTAATAGAGGATACAATGCCACCTGCTATATTTATCAAAACATTTTTATTAACTGGCCTGCCTGAACCATCAATAAGCCACCCGGCGCGTATAGTCATATTCTGAGTATTCATTGTTACCTTTCAATTTTCTTCTGAGCTTACAGGATATGATTAAATAAAATCAAGCCTGTTTATGCAAACAATTATAGCTAAATATGTTGTAAAAACGCTCAATGACTAAAAAAGCAATGTTCAATTATTTATGTTTTTTGGCCTTAATTCATTAATTTTATTTAACAATTGACTAATTATATAAAGTAAAGCAAAGTAGATTTTTTTTTGAGTTAAGAATAACACGTTATATTGAAATTCAACCTAAATTAATGTAACTGATTTATACTTCCAATGGCTTTTATTTATGATAATCATATTGAATTTATTGTGGTTCAAGGATAATCGAGTTATG
It encodes:
- a CDS encoding amidohydrolase family protein, which translates into the protein MNTQNMTIRAGWLIDGSGRPVNKNVLINIAGGIVSSITDFFPDQQPPDKQLDLTDCTIIPALCDSHTHLAISGRIDPEIRENQMAYGYDQAEAMIAGHVRDYIKHGVLTVRDGGDFNAYALKYKNQSSGKKDHHLSIYAAGIGLHVKGRYGQLLGMHITPGRELSQAILEDFRPGMDHVKIVNSGVNSLTEFGKETSSQFTVDELKDAVRAAESIGLKVMVHANGNIPVRGAIEARCHTVEHGFFMGEDNLKRMADKGTIWVPTICTMKAYMDNSDPESGWHKVAEKNLIHQLEQVEMAIEYGVTIALGTDAGSPGVYHGSSVIEELGLLIKAGLSIEEAIKCATSNTMQIINDAPNTGTVSKDNQATFVAVKGKPVDLPGSLKEIRGIWVKGKNI